One Thermosphaera aggregans DNA segment encodes these proteins:
- a CDS encoding ABC transporter permease subunit: MNGLESILGVIEGVGAAFITFYLVALGHSIFEKAGLLDLAIDGIFFMSTGAAVLGAVVFGNPIAGSLIAALIASLFGLLMAYLLTTLPISHGAVGLSLQFLGYGLGIVLGYPVRQQVGALYAFCYSHEALLEISAVALLLGLLTYYLIEKTKLGAAIRASGESPHAASALGVNVLTTRLVAAAIGFAIVGFGASFFPLLWQRYWDIKVYTLGYGWLAFTIALAAGRHPIFLIPMAFLFGGLVEYSVTIQSLLKLPADVAKLIPFMGALGAMLAYSFTRLGRIFASPQSLGKIYYKEEKTV, encoded by the coding sequence ATGAATGGGTTGGAAAGTATATTAGGGGTCATAGAAGGTGTTGGAGCAGCGTTCATAACATTCTATCTCGTAGCACTCGGCCACAGCATATTTGAGAAAGCGGGTCTGTTAGACCTGGCTATAGACGGGATCTTCTTCATGTCTACAGGCGCAGCCGTCCTCGGTGCCGTGGTGTTCGGCAACCCAATAGCTGGTAGTTTAATAGCCGCGCTCATAGCATCACTGTTCGGGCTACTGATGGCTTACCTGCTGACGACCCTGCCCATCAGCCATGGAGCAGTGGGGCTGTCACTGCAGTTCCTGGGTTACGGGCTGGGGATAGTGTTAGGGTATCCTGTCAGACAGCAGGTTGGCGCTCTCTACGCTTTCTGTTACTCTCACGAAGCACTGCTTGAAATATCAGCGGTCGCACTTCTCCTAGGGCTCCTTACATACTATTTAATTGAGAAGACAAAATTAGGTGCTGCTATCAGGGCGTCAGGCGAGAGTCCTCATGCAGCATCAGCTCTTGGCGTCAATGTCTTGACAACACGTTTAGTGGCGGCCGCCATCGGCTTCGCGATAGTGGGTTTCGGAGCCTCCTTCTTCCCCCTGCTTTGGCAGAGGTACTGGGATATCAAAGTCTACACACTGGGTTATGGTTGGCTCGCGTTCACGATAGCCTTGGCAGCTGGTAGGCATCCAATATTCCTAATACCGATGGCGTTCCTGTTCGGAGGCCTTGTAGAGTATAGTGTTACGATCCAATCTCTGCTGAAACTGCCGGCCGACGTTGCAAAGCTCATACCGTTCATGGGAGCGCTTGGAGCAATGCTGGCATACAGCTTCACCAGGCTTGGGAGAATATTCGCCTCTCCACAGAGCCTCGGCAAAATATATTACAAGGAAGAAAAAACAGTGTAA
- a CDS encoding BMP family ABC transporter substrate-binding protein — protein MKTNILIGIFIVLIIISGAIGYIVGQQTGAPVQQYTPPEKIKAAWIYVGPIGDAGWTFMHDIGRKYVETVFDEWLDTTYVESVTPDKIVSTVDDLVSKGYNVIFTTSFDFMDATIEAAKKYPNVMFFHCSGYRRAPNVGTYFADLYEVYYLNGLMAGALTQTGQIGYVAAYLIPEVVRHINAFAIGAKEVGDSLGKNVTVHVIEIGSWYDPTKARQAASTLKTRYNVDVLAFTEDSSAVIEYGEENAVHVFSHYGPMARYGPTYTVSGQIVRWEVIYADILVKIKAGVLTPYNLNKVDYWYLLSSGAVDLGGDIGDDGRPVLINPRYEPILKGITVTDKLTGERVSVYDLVMRRYWQMRGAFAVIPFQFSNETHKYENLLTITMNWGGKIGSKPYPIASEYDPFTGPLTGYCLTDNPLSTWCIGKAPGDTVSIPAGLRLGHDDLWNMDFFMSWVVKQG, from the coding sequence GTGAAAACCAATATTCTGATAGGTATCTTCATCGTTCTAATAATAATATCTGGAGCAATCGGATACATTGTCGGGCAACAGACAGGGGCACCAGTTCAACAATATACGCCTCCAGAGAAAATAAAGGCGGCATGGATATATGTAGGGCCTATTGGAGATGCTGGATGGACATTCATGCATGACATAGGGAGGAAATATGTTGAAACAGTATTCGATGAATGGCTTGACACCACTTACGTGGAGAGTGTAACACCTGACAAGATTGTGTCTACAGTGGACGACCTTGTTTCGAAAGGATATAATGTAATATTCACCACATCGTTCGACTTCATGGATGCCACTATAGAGGCTGCCAAGAAGTATCCCAATGTTATGTTCTTCCACTGCTCAGGCTATAGAAGAGCCCCCAATGTTGGAACATATTTCGCAGACCTCTACGAGGTGTACTACTTAAACGGGCTGATGGCCGGAGCCCTCACTCAAACAGGCCAGATAGGATACGTTGCAGCATACCTCATCCCAGAAGTAGTTAGGCACATTAACGCGTTCGCGATTGGCGCAAAAGAAGTAGGGGATTCCTTAGGCAAGAATGTGACTGTTCACGTTATCGAGATTGGTTCATGGTATGATCCAACCAAGGCTAGACAAGCTGCTAGCACGTTGAAAACACGTTATAATGTGGATGTGTTAGCCTTCACTGAGGATTCCAGCGCTGTAATCGAATATGGTGAGGAGAACGCGGTACATGTTTTCAGCCACTATGGACCTATGGCGCGGTACGGTCCCACATACACGGTCAGCGGACAGATTGTGAGATGGGAGGTCATCTATGCAGACATACTTGTGAAAATAAAGGCAGGTGTGTTAACACCGTATAATTTGAATAAGGTTGACTACTGGTACTTGTTGAGCTCTGGCGCTGTAGACCTGGGCGGAGATATAGGCGACGATGGAAGACCCGTATTGATAAACCCGAGATATGAGCCCATACTGAAAGGAATAACGGTGACGGACAAGTTAACGGGAGAGAGAGTCAGTGTTTACGATCTAGTCATGAGGAGATACTGGCAGATGAGAGGAGCGTTTGCAGTGATACCATTCCAATTCTCCAACGAGACCCATAAGTACGAGAACCTCTTGACAATCACGATGAACTGGGGAGGCAAGATAGGGTCGAAGCCATACCCCATAGCCTCAGAGTACGACCCGTTCACAGGCCCGTTAACAGGATACTGCCTTACGGACAATCCGCTATCTACATGGTGTATTGGTAAGGCACCAGGTGACACAGTCAGCATTCCAGCAGGGCTGAGGCTGGGTCACGACGATCTCTGGAACATGGACTTCTTCATGAGCTGGGTAGTTAAGCAGGGCTAG
- a CDS encoding MFS transporter, translated as MRRELLVFIMLGLVSLFADITYEGAASIRGSYLYLIGATALIAGFLRIGEIINYLTRFLSGLIGDYYRSSRVLWMLVISGYAINVVAIPLLAFARRWELVLALVILERVGKGLRAPARDVILSEITESVGKGLGFGIHEFLDQIGAFTGPLLASLILLNTGGDYGLVFIALGVPGLVAVGLVLSSMMLHPSLKAFSSPPKRLGFKGLGKAFYIYVAGLMLMSLGLLSWDIFTYTVKSNNVAGDEIIPLFYTVAMLVDGLVAIPVGALYDKIGYASILVAPITLAGSVFFLQPSIESLFIYAGIWGFVMGVFETNVRVAVSDLVNPSQRSLGYGVFGLFYGLSLMLGGVVQGIAYTIGMEFLRSLVVVSEAISVILLLYLIIPSRRT; from the coding sequence GTGAGGAGGGAATTACTGGTTTTCATAATGCTAGGGCTCGTATCGCTTTTCGCGGACATTACCTATGAGGGAGCGGCATCCATCAGGGGTAGCTACCTGTATTTGATCGGCGCCACAGCCTTGATCGCAGGGTTTCTCAGGATTGGGGAGATAATCAACTACTTAACCAGGTTTCTCAGCGGCTTAATAGGAGATTACTATAGGAGCTCGAGGGTTTTATGGATGCTGGTGATATCAGGCTACGCTATCAACGTGGTGGCCATACCCCTCCTCGCTTTCGCACGAAGGTGGGAGCTGGTTCTCGCCCTAGTCATTCTCGAAAGGGTTGGGAAAGGCCTCAGGGCTCCTGCCAGGGATGTTATTCTTTCCGAGATAACGGAAAGCGTTGGGAAAGGCCTGGGATTCGGGATACATGAATTCCTTGATCAAATCGGCGCTTTCACAGGTCCTTTGTTAGCTTCGCTAATACTCCTGAATACGGGCGGAGACTACGGGCTTGTGTTTATAGCTCTTGGTGTGCCAGGACTCGTAGCGGTTGGACTAGTCCTGTCATCAATGATGCTTCATCCCTCTCTGAAAGCATTCTCCTCTCCTCCTAAAAGACTCGGTTTCAAAGGACTTGGGAAAGCATTCTACATCTACGTAGCCGGGTTGATGCTAATGTCCCTCGGCCTCTTGAGCTGGGATATATTCACCTACACGGTGAAATCAAACAATGTTGCAGGCGATGAAATAATACCGCTTTTCTACACCGTAGCGATGCTGGTTGACGGGCTGGTGGCGATTCCGGTAGGGGCATTGTATGATAAAATAGGTTATGCAAGCATACTCGTAGCACCTATCACACTGGCGGGTTCGGTGTTTTTCCTCCAGCCCAGTATTGAATCCTTATTCATATATGCCGGGATATGGGGTTTTGTAATGGGGGTTTTCGAAACCAATGTTAGGGTAGCTGTTTCAGACCTTGTAAACCCGTCTCAACGCTCTCTAGGCTACGGTGTTTTCGGACTGTTCTATGGCTTATCTTTAATGCTAGGAGGTGTTGTGCAGGGCATTGCATACACGATAGGTATGGAGTTCTTGAGAAGCCTTGTCGTGGTATCTGAAGCGATCTCCGTGATTCTATTGCTTTACTTGATCATTCCTTCGAGGAGAACCTGA
- the lysS gene encoding lysine--tRNA ligase encodes MSSVKHWIDELADQVYEDLLKRGKEVYVFNGGLSVSGLQHVGRLRGEIIITETLRKILAARGLKIKQYLTLYTQDAWKGKQAQLNAFPNPDEAKRFKGWPLIKVPDPLGCHANWVEHYWSDFGPFIKDFTDGNIEVVTTTEMYQKILTPFIKETIAKRDDVRKVVNKYRGRKPYDESWIPVEPVCGNCGRIDTTETVKVSDDDTVEYVCEHCGFKGRTSITDGKLMWRIEWVAVWWGLGVDFEPYGKDHAMPGGSRDSCVDLAVNVYGLKPPFGLPYEWVALRRPDGSEVDMGSSDFLGFTPKDWVEVAHPHIYRFIVLRTPPMKKYSVSLHEIPQYYSQYYRAEKIFYGLEKAKDVEEEVVLKRSYELSYPREPPPSQPPEQVPYTHLAIISQILPRDKWSTEVVKRLQASGHLPANPTDFGIKRIMETLEKAARWVGKYGPENMVFNLANPPTPSQIGNIPEKYIAVFKKLLRNLEELEDWSEERIKNAMVDSTKELTPHEVNEYYKFFYKLFIGKENGPRAAPFISLLGRETALAYLEVFRK; translated from the coding sequence ATGAGCAGTGTGAAACACTGGATTGATGAGCTTGCTGATCAGGTTTACGAGGACCTGTTGAAAAGAGGGAAAGAGGTCTACGTGTTCAACGGGGGATTATCAGTATCCGGGTTGCAACACGTTGGAAGACTTAGAGGAGAGATCATCATAACGGAAACCCTTAGGAAAATCCTGGCAGCACGAGGTTTAAAGATAAAACAATACCTTACCCTGTACACCCAGGATGCGTGGAAAGGGAAGCAAGCACAGCTTAACGCTTTCCCCAACCCGGATGAGGCTAAAAGGTTTAAAGGATGGCCACTGATAAAAGTCCCAGATCCCTTAGGCTGCCATGCTAACTGGGTTGAGCATTACTGGAGCGATTTCGGACCCTTCATCAAGGATTTCACGGATGGTAATATCGAGGTTGTCACTACTACGGAGATGTATCAAAAAATACTAACACCTTTCATAAAGGAGACGATTGCGAAAAGGGATGACGTGAGGAAGGTTGTCAACAAATACAGGGGGCGGAAGCCTTATGATGAATCCTGGATACCGGTAGAACCGGTCTGCGGAAACTGCGGCAGGATTGACACGACGGAGACTGTTAAAGTAAGCGATGACGACACTGTTGAATACGTGTGTGAGCACTGCGGGTTTAAAGGTAGAACAAGCATCACCGATGGGAAATTAATGTGGAGAATAGAATGGGTTGCTGTTTGGTGGGGTCTAGGAGTTGATTTCGAGCCTTACGGGAAAGACCACGCGATGCCCGGGGGTAGCAGGGACAGCTGTGTTGACCTCGCAGTTAATGTTTACGGGTTGAAGCCGCCTTTCGGACTACCTTATGAATGGGTTGCATTACGCCGGCCAGATGGAAGCGAGGTTGACATGGGTAGCAGCGACTTCCTCGGCTTCACCCCAAAGGACTGGGTTGAGGTGGCACACCCCCATATTTACAGGTTTATTGTCTTGAGAACTCCTCCAATGAAGAAGTATAGTGTAAGCTTGCACGAGATACCTCAGTACTACTCCCAATACTACAGGGCCGAGAAAATATTTTACGGCTTGGAAAAAGCCAAGGATGTCGAGGAAGAAGTGGTGCTGAAAAGAAGCTATGAGTTAAGCTATCCTAGAGAGCCCCCGCCAAGCCAACCCCCTGAGCAAGTTCCTTACACGCATCTAGCAATAATCTCCCAGATCCTACCAAGAGACAAGTGGTCTACAGAAGTTGTGAAAAGACTGCAGGCAAGCGGACATTTACCGGCCAACCCCACGGATTTCGGGATTAAGAGAATAATGGAAACACTTGAAAAAGCTGCTAGATGGGTTGGAAAATACGGCCCTGAAAACATGGTCTTCAACCTGGCAAATCCTCCAACCCCCTCTCAAATCGGAAACATTCCTGAAAAATACATTGCTGTTTTCAAGAAATTATTGAGAAATCTTGAAGAATTAGAGGATTGGAGCGAGGAGAGAATTAAAAACGCCATGGTTGATTCGACGAAGGAGCTGACACCTCATGAGGTTAACGAATACTACAAGTTCTTCTACAAATTGTTCATAGGTAAGGAAAACGGTCCAAGGGCGGCGCCATTCATATCTCTTCTAGGCAGGGAAACGGCCCTAGCCTATCTCGAGGTTTTTAGAAAGTAA
- a CDS encoding polyprenol monophosphomannose synthase, with amino-acid sequence MAEESGMKITIVLPTYNEAENLPLIVEELGKVMETLECEWEIIVVDDNSPDGTAEVAKKLASKYPVRVVVRQGRMGLTSAIHTGMKNAQGDLIIVMDADLQHPPSTIPSLVQKSSECDIVIASRYVKGGKTIGFPFFRRLTSHGAIILTRMLIGKARKVKDPVSGFFLVKKNAVENWEPVEPFGYKALTEILAASGEARVCEVPFEFKARMKGSSKLSFKIILAHVKTLLKLNPLGFTLLTLGGVSLLVILLYAIRLLIS; translated from the coding sequence ATGGCGGAGGAATCTGGAATGAAAATCACAATTGTGTTGCCAACTTATAATGAGGCAGAGAATCTTCCATTGATCGTGGAAGAGCTTGGTAAAGTCATGGAGACGCTAGAGTGTGAATGGGAGATCATAGTGGTTGATGATAATAGCCCGGATGGGACAGCTGAGGTTGCGAAAAAGCTCGCATCAAAATATCCTGTTAGAGTCGTTGTACGACAGGGCAGAATGGGGTTGACATCCGCGATCCATACTGGGATGAAAAACGCGCAGGGTGATTTAATCATAGTAATGGATGCCGACCTGCAACATCCTCCTTCAACTATTCCTTCACTGGTTCAGAAATCCTCAGAATGCGATATCGTGATCGCTTCAAGATACGTTAAAGGCGGGAAAACCATAGGCTTTCCCTTCTTCAGGAGATTAACTTCTCACGGAGCCATAATACTTACACGAATGCTTATCGGGAAAGCCAGGAAGGTTAAGGATCCGGTCAGCGGCTTCTTCCTCGTAAAGAAAAATGCTGTGGAAAACTGGGAGCCTGTGGAGCCATTCGGCTATAAAGCATTAACGGAGATTCTCGCCGCATCCGGTGAAGCCAGAGTTTGCGAAGTCCCCTTCGAGTTCAAGGCAAGGATGAAAGGCTCATCTAAGCTGTCTTTTAAAATCATTCTAGCACATGTTAAAACACTGTTGAAGCTGAACCCGCTTGGTTTTACCCTTCTCACTTTAGGAGGGGTAAGCTTACTCGTGATTCTCCTATATGCTATCCGTCTCCTCATCAGCTAA
- a CDS encoding ABC transporter ATP-binding protein, translating into MGSQQLELVLKDITKTFPGGVIALQDVSMKLKNGEFIALLGENGAGKSTLMKILYGIYTPDKGSIILNDEELSIRKPSDAIRRGIIMVSQSPQLIDRLTVAENLTLGLENVKPFAGFSRASIMIKEYSMKVGVKIKPDDKVWSLTYTQKQLVEIVRALVLGAKILILDEALTYLPLEERKKFYVFLQEFKRKGGAVVVITHKIPEALEVADRIVVLRKGRVSGELTREEATLEKVRELMFAEAAREITYERLPSSVKGERPVIKAEDLWVQGDFGVPAVKGVSIEVKEGEVAGIAGVVGNGQRELLEALIGLRRIDKGRVHIDGVDVTNKGIGNIRNMGVGFIPDLPLRYGVSQDNNIIENIAVLFHREKFVIDWDRVQGLTRDIIKTFKILTPSEFYPVKILSGGNLMKVVVGRELNYSRRALIAYNPTRALDEITAVQVRRIIKDKAMNERIAVIFASEDLDEVYQLSDTIYVMNSGKIHGPFDPETTPRDEIERLMVM; encoded by the coding sequence GTGGGTTCTCAACAACTAGAGCTAGTGTTAAAGGATATAACGAAAACATTCCCTGGCGGTGTCATTGCCCTACAAGATGTGTCAATGAAGCTGAAAAACGGGGAATTCATAGCCTTGTTAGGGGAGAACGGCGCCGGCAAGTCAACATTAATGAAAATCCTCTACGGGATATACACTCCGGACAAGGGCTCCATAATACTTAACGACGAGGAGTTATCGATAAGGAAGCCCTCGGACGCTATCAGAAGAGGTATTATAATGGTCTCTCAGAGCCCGCAACTCATAGACAGGTTGACTGTGGCAGAGAACCTCACCCTTGGCCTGGAAAACGTTAAGCCGTTTGCAGGGTTCTCAAGGGCAAGCATCATGATAAAAGAATATAGCATGAAAGTGGGTGTTAAGATCAAGCCCGATGACAAGGTCTGGTCTCTTACATACACTCAGAAACAGCTTGTTGAGATTGTCAGGGCACTGGTATTAGGCGCTAAGATACTGATTCTTGATGAAGCGTTAACGTATCTCCCACTAGAGGAGCGTAAGAAATTCTACGTGTTCCTTCAAGAATTCAAGAGAAAGGGAGGAGCCGTAGTTGTTATAACGCATAAGATACCTGAGGCCCTTGAAGTAGCTGACAGGATAGTTGTCCTTAGAAAGGGCAGGGTTTCAGGGGAGCTCACGAGGGAGGAGGCCACTCTGGAAAAGGTGAGAGAGTTGATGTTTGCTGAGGCGGCTAGGGAGATAACCTATGAGAGACTTCCCAGCTCGGTCAAAGGTGAGAGACCAGTGATTAAGGCCGAGGATTTGTGGGTACAGGGAGATTTCGGCGTTCCCGCTGTTAAAGGTGTGAGTATAGAGGTCAAAGAGGGTGAGGTTGCTGGAATAGCTGGAGTCGTAGGAAATGGTCAGAGGGAACTGTTAGAAGCGTTGATCGGTCTTAGAAGAATCGATAAGGGACGGGTTCACATAGATGGTGTAGATGTCACTAACAAGGGGATTGGAAACATAAGAAACATGGGAGTAGGCTTCATCCCCGATCTACCCCTGAGATACGGCGTCTCACAGGACAATAATATAATAGAAAACATCGCGGTATTATTCCATAGAGAAAAATTCGTCATCGACTGGGATAGAGTACAAGGGTTGACACGCGATATTATTAAGACTTTTAAAATACTAACCCCCAGCGAGTTCTACCCCGTTAAAATACTCTCAGGAGGAAACTTGATGAAGGTGGTTGTGGGAAGAGAGTTGAATTATAGTAGAAGAGCCCTGATAGCGTATAATCCTACTAGAGCCCTTGACGAGATAACCGCGGTTCAGGTTAGGAGAATTATCAAGGATAAAGCCATGAATGAAAGAATTGCGGTTATATTCGCTAGTGAGGACCTAGACGAGGTTTATCAGTTAAGCGACACTATATATGTAATGAATAGCGGTAAGATACATGGCCCATTCGACCCTGAAACCACTCCGAGAGATGAGATTGAAAGGTTAATGGTGATGTAG
- a CDS encoding ABC transporter permease, which produces MIRIVVLRRTRPLKHGKLTTITLSLVAGILLYTFILAAIGVSPLLTLSIISSSFISSGVIKDFIVLTVLGYALLVAFKGSLWNIGAEGQFYMGAVPVIYLTTVAFYTMGSVSIAQSILVITGSVILAIVFGALWGAIAGAIKAYAGVDEVPVTLILNYIAYYLVNILILGPFQGKYVYGYKRTDLIPEAYQLGIKIQLASTGNPIIDGVLSYVREMIIFGWWLLGLAMVVFLVWWFFNKTSLGLKVKVLGSNPDYLVTAGWDVKKVTIATFAISGAIVGFMSALYLLGYLLRLEYPIEGQTAGYGYLAILVAWLSLLDITLVPVSAYIISSLTNAGIAQSSSPEVKQFLTQAGFAGAELSFRWVMIGSILLTYSVLRFLSDYEVRVIRK; this is translated from the coding sequence ATGATCAGGATTGTGGTTCTAAGAAGGACCCGTCCATTAAAACATGGAAAATTAACCACGATTACTCTATCACTGGTTGCCGGTATACTCCTTTACACATTCATATTAGCGGCTATAGGCGTGAGCCCATTGCTCACGTTATCAATAATCTCTTCATCATTCATCTCAAGCGGGGTTATCAAAGACTTTATTGTGTTAACCGTGCTGGGATACGCCCTGCTCGTCGCCTTCAAGGGATCGCTGTGGAATATTGGGGCTGAGGGGCAATTCTACATGGGTGCTGTCCCAGTAATATATCTAACAACTGTAGCGTTCTACACGATGGGGAGCGTTTCCATTGCTCAATCCATCCTAGTAATAACAGGCTCGGTGATTCTAGCAATAGTATTTGGAGCATTATGGGGCGCTATTGCAGGGGCTATTAAAGCTTATGCAGGAGTTGACGAGGTCCCGGTTACTCTTATTCTGAACTATATCGCGTACTACCTGGTCAATATATTGATTCTTGGACCGTTTCAAGGGAAATACGTGTACGGTTATAAGAGAACAGATTTAATTCCCGAGGCATACCAGCTGGGGATAAAAATACAGCTGGCATCGACAGGCAACCCTATTATTGACGGCGTGCTCTCATATGTTAGGGAGATGATAATATTTGGATGGTGGCTTCTGGGCTTAGCAATGGTTGTCTTCCTAGTGTGGTGGTTCTTTAACAAGACTTCACTGGGGTTGAAGGTGAAGGTTCTAGGGTCGAATCCCGACTACCTCGTGACTGCTGGATGGGATGTCAAGAAGGTCACGATTGCCACATTCGCGATCTCAGGCGCAATAGTTGGCTTCATGTCAGCTCTTTACCTGTTAGGCTACCTTTTGAGACTAGAGTACCCCATAGAGGGTCAGACGGCTGGGTACGGGTATCTAGCAATACTTGTAGCATGGCTCTCACTGCTAGACATCACTCTCGTTCCAGTGTCTGCATACATAATATCTAGCCTCACTAATGCGGGGATTGCTCAGAGCTCTTCCCCGGAGGTTAAGCAATTTCTCACACAAGCAGGGTTTGCAGGAGCAGAGCTATCCTTTAGATGGGTGATGATCGGTTCAATCCTTCTAACCTATTCGGTGTTAAGATTCCTCTCAGACTATGAGGTGAGGGTGATCAGGAAATGA